A DNA window from Acomys russatus chromosome 7, mAcoRus1.1, whole genome shotgun sequence contains the following coding sequences:
- the LOC127192220 gene encoding olfactory receptor 52A5-like — MRKFNGSVFMPSVLTLVGIPGLESVQCWIGIPFCVMYIIAVIGNSLILVIVKSEKSLHIPMYIFLAILAVTDIALSTCIFPKMLGIFWFHMPQISFDACLLQMELIHSFQATESGMLLAMALDRYVAICNPLRHATIFSPQLMTCLAAGVLLRAFILVSLPILLIKCRLKYYRTTIISHSYCEHMAIVKLAAEDIRINKICGLLVAFAILGFDIVFITFSYVRIFITVFQLPQKEARFKAFNTCIAHICVFLQFYLLGFFSFFTHRFGAHIPPYVHILLSDLYLLVPPFLNPIVYGIKTKQIRDLVRKMFFSKKSL; from the coding sequence ATGCGCAAGTTCAATGGCTCCGTCTTCATGCCTTCTGTATTAACATTAGTTGGGATCCCTGGCCTGGAGTCAGTGCAGTGCTGGATTGGGATCCCATTCTGTGTCATGTACATCATCGCTGTGATTGGAAACTCTCTCATTTTAGTTATCGTCAAAAGCGAAAAGAGCCTCCATATACCCATGTACATTTTCTTGGCCATCTTGGCCGTCACAGACATTGCCCTTAGCACGTGTATCTTTCCCAAAATGTTGGGCATCTTCTGGTTTCATATGCCACAGATTTCCTTTGATGCTTGCTTGCTACAAATGGAACTCATCCACTCATTCCAGGCAACAGAATCAGGCATGCTCCTAGCCATGGCTCTGgatcgctatgtggccatctgcaaccCCCTGAGACATGCCACCATCTTCTCTCCACAACTCATGACTTGCCTTGCAGCTGGTGTTCTACTCAGGGCTTTCATTCTTGTATCTCTACCCATACTGCTCATCAAATGCCGCCTTAAGTACTACCGAACTACCATTATCTCCCACTCTTACTGTGAACACATGGCCATTGTGAAATTGGCAGCTGAAGACATCAGAATCAACAAAATATGTGGCCTCcttgtagcctttgctatcctagGGTTTGATATAGTCTTCATTACCTTCTCATATGTGAGAATCTTCATCACTGTCTTCCAGCTGCCCCAGAAGGAGGCTCGATTTAAAGCCTTCAATACCTGCATTGCTCACATCTGTGTCTTCCTACAGTTCTACCTCCTaggcttcttctctttcttcacacACAGGTTTGGGGCTCACATACCACCCTATGTACATATCCTCCTGTCAGATCTTTACCTGTTAGTCCCACCTTTTCTTAACCCCATTGTCTATGGtattaaaactaaacaaatccGTGACCTAGTCCGGAAAATGTTTTTCTCCAAGAAATCTCTGTGA
- the LOC127192221 gene encoding olfactory receptor 52A5-like has product MRKFNGSVFMPSVLTLVGIPGLESVQCWIGIPFCVMYIIAVIGNSLILVIVKSEKSLHIPMYIFLAILAITDIALSTCILPKMLGIFWFHMPQISFDACLLQMELIHSFQATESGILLAMALDRYVAICNPLRHATIFSPQLMTCLAAGVLLRAFILVSPSILLIKCRLKYYRTTIISHSYCEHMAIVKLAAEDIRINKICGLLVAFAILGFDIVFITFSYVRIFITVFQLPQKEARFKAFNTCIAHICVFLQFYLLGFFSFFTHRFGAHIPPYVHILLSDLYLLVPPFLNPIVYGIKTKQIRDQVLKMFFSKKRL; this is encoded by the coding sequence ATGCGCAAGTTCAATGGCTCTGTCTTCATGCCTTCTGTATTAACATTAGTTGGGATCCCTGGCCTGGAGTCAGTGCAGTGCTGGATTGGGATCCCATTCTGTGTCATGTACATCATCGCTGTGATTGGAAACTCTCTCATTTTAGTTATCGTCAAAAGCGAAAAGAGCCTCCATATACCCATGTACATTTTCTTGGCCATCTTGGCAATCACAGACATTGCCCTTAGCACATGTATCCTTCCCAAAATGTTGGGCATCTTCTGGTTTCATATGCCACAGATTTCCTTTGATGCTTGCTTGCTACAAATGGAACTCATCCACTCATTCCAGGCAACAGAATCAGGCATCCTCCTAGCCATGGCTCTGgatcgctatgtggccatctgcaaccCCCTGAGACATGCCACCATCTTCTCTCCACAACTCATGACTTGCCTTGCAGCTGGTGTTTTACTCAGGGCTTTCATTCTTGTATCTCCATCCATACTGCTCATCAAATGCCGCCTTAAGTACTACCGAACTACCATTATCTCCCACTCTTACTGTGAACACATGGCCATTGTGAAATTGGCAGCTGAAGACATCAGAATCAACAAAATATGTGGTCTCcttgtagcctttgctatcctagGGTTTGATATAGTCTTCATTACCTTCTCATATGTGAGAATCTTCATCACTGTCTTCCAGCTGCCCCAGAAGGAGGCTCGATTTAAAGCCTTCAATACCTGCATTGCTCACATCTGTGTCTTCCTACAGTTCTACCTCCTaggcttcttctctttcttcacacACAGGTTTGGGGCTCACATACCTCCCTATGTACATATCCTCCTGTCAGATCTTTACCTGTTAGTCCCACCTTTTCTTAACCCCATTGTCTATGGtattaaaactaaacaaatccGTGACCAAGTCCTGAAAATGTTTTTCTCCAAGAAACGTCTGTGA
- the LOC127192222 gene encoding olfactory receptor 52Z1P-like: MMVVSSFHNHTGPQDVWYILIGIPGLEDLHPWIAIPICSMYIVAVIGNVLLIFLIVTERSLHEPMYFFLSMLALADLLLSTATAPKMLAIFWFHSRSISFGSCVSQMFFIHFIFVAESAILLAMAFDRYVAICYPLRYTTILTSSVIGKIGTAAVVRSFCICAPFIFLVYRLLYCGRNIIPHSYCEHMGIARLACDNITVNIIYGLTMALLSTGLDIILIIVSYTMILRTVFQIPSWAARYKALNTCGSHICVILMFYTPAFFSFFAHRFGGKTIPRHIHILVANLYVVVPPMLNPIIYGVKTKQIQDRAVFLFSSASTCC; encoded by the coding sequence ATGATGGTGGTCTCTTCCTTTCATAATCACACTGGTCCACAGGATGTGTGGTATATTCTGATTGGAATCCCAGGACTGGAAGATCTGCATCCCTGGATAGCCATCCCCATCTGTTCTATGTACATTGTGGCTGTCATAGGCAATGttctcctcatcttcctgatAGTGACTGAACGTAGTCTCCATGAGCCCATGTATTTTTTCCTCTCCATGCTGGCCTTAGCAGATCTTCTGCTCTCCACAGCTACAGCTCCCAAGATGCTGGCCATCTTCTGGTTCCATTCCAGGAGTATATCCTTTGGTAGCTGTGTGTCCCAAATGTTTTTCATACACTTCATTTTTGTGGCAGAGTCTGCTATTCTTCTAGCCATGGCAtttgaccgctatgtggccatctgctaCCCACTGAGATACACCACCATCCTCACTTCCTCAGTCATTGGCAAGATTGGCACGGCGGCTGTGGTCCGAAGCTTTTGTATCTGTGCTCCATTCATCTTCCTGGTATATCGGCTTTTGTACTGTGGGAGGAACATAATCCCCCATTCATACTGTGAGCACATGGGCATCGCCAGATTGGCATGTGACAATATTACTGTCAACATCATCTATGGCCTGACCATGGCCCTCCTGTCTACAGGGCTGGATATAATACTCATCATTGTTTCCTACACCATGATCCTTCGCACTGTTTTTCAGATCCCTTCCTGGGCAGCCAGGTATAAGGCCCTTAACACATGCGGCTCCCACATCTGTGTCATTCTTATGTTCTACACACCTgcgttcttttcattttttgccCATCGCTTTGGAGGCAAAACTATCCCTCGCCACATCCACATCCTAGTGGCCAACCTCTATGTGGTGGTACCCCCGATGCTTAACCCCATCATTTATGGGGTGAAGACCAAGCAAATCCAAGATCGTGCggttttcctcttctcctcagcgAGTACATGTTGTTAA